AGGGAAGGTCTGATTTATTCTTCCCGCGGGATGTGCTAAAGGACACGCAGTCCTGATGAGGAGGCGCATCTATGCAGCAATCGACGTTTGCCGAGGTCACGTTTGAGCAATATCGCAAGCCCACCCGCCGTGAGCAGTTCCTCGACGAGATGAATCGCGTGGTGCCATGGGCGGAATTAGTGGCCGTGATCGAGCCGGTTTATCCCAAGGCCGATGGGCCGGGGCGTCCACCGGTCGGGATCGAACGCATGCTGCGCCTCCATTGCCTGCAACAGTGGTTTAACCTGTCGGACCCAGCTGTGGAAGAAGCGCTGTATGACTCACGGGCCATGCGACAGTTCGTCGGGATTGATCTGGGCCGTGAGCCCGTACCCGATGAGACGACGATCTGCAAGTTTCGCCACCTCCTGGAAGCCCACCAGTTGGGTGAGCAGCTCTTTGCACAGATCGGTGCGTATCTGACGAAGCAAGGGCTCCAGGTGAGCCGCGGCACCATCGTCGATGCGACCATCATCAGTGCGCCCAGTTCGACGAAGAACCGGACAAAGGAGCGGGATCCCGAGATGCATCAGACCAAGAAGGGCAATCAGTGGTATTTCGGTATGAAGGCCCATATCGGCGTGGACAGCCAGACGAAACTGATTCATTCGGTCGCGGCGACCGCTGCCAATGTGCATGACAGTCAGATGTTACCGGAGTTGCTGCATGGCCAGGAGACTCGGGTGTGGGGCGATGCCGCCTACAGTGGGCAACGCGAGGTGATCCGGCAGCATGCGCCTAAGGCCAAGAGTTTCATCCAGGCGAAAGCATACCGCTATCGACCGCTGAGTGAGGAGGAGCGGGCCAGGAACCGGACGAAATAGAAAGTGCGGGCCAAAGTGGAGCATACGTTCTTGGTGATCAAGCGCATCTTCGGCTGGGCCAAAGTCCGCTATCGCGGGTTGGCGAAGAATACCCATTGGCTGCATATCAGCTGCGGGTTGGCGAATCTGTACGTAGCGCGACGGCGGCTCATGGCGGGGACGTAGAAGACGTGTGTCCGGAGGCGGACAGCGGGCCATCGGACGGTGGGTGCGCCCGATAAAAAGGCTTCCGAGCCAGCGGATGCCCACCGAATTCACCCTGGTGATCACCCCAGAAACAGATTGCCGAGTGGAAACGTGAATTAATCAGATCTTCCCTAGGCCGATTGTCCTCGTGGTTGAGGACAACCCGGTGAATCAAAAGGTCGCGGCCAATATGATTGAAAAACTCGGATATCGTGTCAACGTGGCGGCCAACGGACGAGAAGCGGTCGAGTCGCTCGCGCGGATTCCGTATGCCCTGGTGTTCATGGATTGCCAGATGCCGGAAATGGATGGGTTTGAAGCGACAAAAATGATCAGGAATCAGGAGGCGAGCCTCCAGCAGGCCGGTGGGGAGCTGCCGCACCTGCCGATCATTGCGATGACCGCCAATGCGATGAAGGAAGATCGCGATCGATGTCTAGAGGTCGGGATGGATGGCTTTCTCAGCAAGCCGGTGGCGAGCAAATCTCTCGAAGCGGTCCTGAGCTACTGGCTGCCCCTCGATCAAGTTCCCACCAAGACAGAAACAAAAGCCGCGTAATCGAGGGAATAGCGGTGACGGTCCCTCTCCCGTTCTCGACCTATATGCCCGTCTCCATGCGAATCTGCGATGGTGGGCTCGTTCCTCGGATCTTCGATGTTTGCACGAATACGCCTCAGGCCCTTTAGGCTCCGCGCGCCGTCTCCCATCTTCCAAACTAACAGCCTGAAGTCGTACAATTCGCTGTCTTCAATTAAGTTGATGCGCATTGATGGCGCATCGTAATAGACAGGCACCGCTGAATAGCGGCCGGGGGCTCTGAGTGGCTTGCCGGATGCGGTTGCTCCGCGCGCTTTCCCCATTGACGCACTATGAAGCCACGTGTCATCGTCACCGGGGCGGCAGGGCTGATCGGGCAGTACTTCGTGAAGTCCGCTGCTCGATGGGTGCCGGGATGGGAGGTCTGTGGCCTCAGCCGCACCGACCTTGATCTCACGGATCATGCCGCCGCCGAACAGGTTTGGCGGCGTCTCAAGCCGAACGCGGTGATCCACTGCGCGGCGTTGAGTCGAACGGCAGAGTGCGAGCGCAATCCTCAGATAGCCCGTCGTATCAATGTGGACACCACGGCTTATCTGGCTCGACTCTCCCGGGACATTCCCTTTATTTTCTTGTCGAGCGGGGAAGTCTTCGACGGCAAGGCCGGTTGGTATCAAGAGACCGATGAACCCACTCCGATCAATATCTACGGCAAGACCAAGCTTGAAGCGGAACAGCGCGTGTTGGAGAATCCGGCTCACACGGCCGTCCGGATCGTCCTCACGGCGGGCGCCTCACAGCGCGGCGATCGAAGTTTCGTTGAAGAGATGTGTCGATCGGTGAGGGGTGGCAAGCAAGTGACACTCTATCGTGATGAATTCCGCTGCCCATTGCCGGCCGGGGTCATTGCCCGCTCGGTATGGGAGTTACTCGATCAAGAGGCTCCCGGTCTCTACCATCTGGGTGGACGAGAACGGCTGTCACGCTGGGAGATCGGACAGGCGCTGCTCCGTTGGTATCCGGAGCTTCAAGGCCATCTGGTAGAAGGATCCGCCGGAGAACATGCCGGTGCCCCCAGGCCCGCGGATCTTTCATTGAGCTGTGAGAAGATCCAGGCGCGCTTGTCGTTTCCCATTCCGGGGTTTCGCAGTTGGTTGAAGGATCGGAAGCACCAAGGCGTCGACATATGGGACTATGAACGCAGTCTGTTATAAAGGGTAGGGATGATGGAACCAGAAGACGGAATACTTGTATCGGATCCGTTGCAGCTTGTGGTGGTCACCTATGTCGTCATGGCGGTCGTCATGGGTTTCCTGTGGGCGGTGCAGCGAAAGACAAAAAATGCCGCGATCGCCGACGTCGCGTGGTGCGCGGGGCTGATCGCCTCGGTGTTCTCCTATATGACTCAGGCTCCCGCCGGGGTCGAGCGCATCCTCCTCACAGCGATGCTGGTCTTGCTCTATGCCGGCCGGCTGGGACTCCATATCTATTTCCAACGGGTGGATGGACAATCAGAGGACGCTCGCTATCGCCGCCTACGGAAAAAATGGGGTGATGCGGAGTCGGTGAATATGTTCGTGTATTTTCAATGGAAGGCGCTGTCCGTGGCGGCTTTTTCCCTTCCGTTTCTCGTGGTGCTCTGGAATCCACGGATTCCGTCTTCAGTGGTCGAGATGGTCGGATTGTTGATCTGGAGCGTCGCCGTGGCCGGTGAAGCCAAGGCAGACCGGCAACTTGCTCAGTTCCGCGCCGATCCGATGAATGAGGGACGCGTCCTCCGGGAGGGCCTGTGGCGGTACTCCCGCCACCCGAACTACTTCTTCGATTGGCTGCACTGGTGCTCTTACGTCGTGATGACCTTGGGCGCATCGGGCTGGGTGTTCACCTGGATTGGTCCGATCGGGATGGGCTGGTTGCTGTACAAGGTGACTGGTATTCCGCGGGCGGAAGAGCAAGCCCTTGTAAGCCGTGGAGAAGAGTATCGAGCCTATCAGGCGACGACCAATGCGTTTTTCCCATGGCATCCTCGACAAGGGCCGGAGACGTCCGTTCAGTCATGACGCCGTCAGACTGACCGTTGCCTGACAGGCTGCGGAAAAACTCATTCTGTCCTCTGTCGCCGCCATGGATATTGAAGTTTGAGGCGACGTTGAACAGCCAGGCAGGATACGCAAAAAATCTGCTGCTCTCACCAGCCCGACCCCGGCGCGCCCGCTTCGCGCCTGCGTCGACGCTCGGCGCGGCGAAGCCGAGGCGCCAAGACGCGCCTCTCCCCAGGCAGGACCGCTGAGCCTCATCGCATTATTTTCTGCTGTCGAGATCGGCAAGCCGCGCCCGAGCGATTTCAGCCACTTTGGTAGATGGATAGAGATTCACCAGCTCCTGGTAGAGCTGCTTGGCATGGGGGACATTCCCCTGGTTTTCTTCGAAAGCGGCCGTTTCAAACAGCTCGTTCGCCTTCTGATCGGAACAGCCGAGCAGCAGGAAACAGAGGGCACAGAGCACCAGTCGTGCGGATATCATGGTCATCCTTTCCAGGCGTCTCTCCGCCGTGACACCTTCGTGTTCGCGTGAGTCGATCCTGATCTGAGACAATCGATTCCGTAGCGTGGGGCGGAGATCCCTTCGCTTCGGCATTGTGGACAGCGGCTTGGTCGTGTCAATCTCGTGCGGTCGCGGAACATAAATCCACAATCCATACAGCCGGACGGTTCAAGAACAAACTGACGTGCGCGGTCCCGAGACACCGTTTTTACCACATGAACCAAGTGCTCCTCCACCTGTCGTTCCGGAATCCCGAGTATGCGAGCCAGTTGCTCCGCGGTCGTCCGAGTATCCGTTAAGAGATCGGTGAGGCGCTGACGCAGGGTCTGTTCGAGCGGTAACATGTTCGTATGGTAAGGACTGGGGCACGGAAAATCCAGATGGCCGGAGCAGGCCTTCCGTGAATCATCTTAAGTCTTGCGCACTTAACGGTTGCGCCGATGCCTCCATTCTGTCAAAATCCGTCCCCGCATCCATTACCGCATCACGATCATTCATTGGCCGGGCCTCTCCTTCGTCTTAGGACAATCGGTATCCGGCCAGTGTGTTATAGACCAGGAGGTTTGGGACAATGAAGTTCCTCGCAGTCCATCCAGGTCCGCTCATGTATACCAAGATCTATTTGCGTCTGGAGCCGCTCGGTCTGGAGATGGTGGCCCAGGCAGTCCGCCAAGCCGGGCATGAGGTTCGTCTCATCGACCTGCAGGCTGACACGTGGAAGGATTACCTCGCGCTCATCACCGCTTGGAAACCAGACGCGGTGGCATTCGGCTGCAACTATTTGGCGAACGTGCCGGAGATCGTTGACTTGGCCAAACTCACGAAGAAAGAGTTGCCGGATTGCTTCGTCTTCGTCGGGGGCCATAGCGCCTCATTTGTAGCCAAGGACTTTTTAGAGCACGGCAACGGCGCCATCGATTGCGTCCTCAAGGGCGAAGGGGAGGTGGCGGCTCCAAAGCTGCTCATGGCGGTCGAGGAGGATCGCAAGGCGATCACCAAAGTCCCAGGGGTGGTGACGCTTGACGGCGAAGGACCGCCGCCGCAATTCATCGAGAATCTGGACGACGTGCGTCCTGCCCGCGATCTCCTCCGTAACCGGCACAAGTACTTCATCGGAGTGCTGGATCCTTGCGCGTCGGTCGAGTTTGCGCGGGGCTGTCCCTGGGATTGTTCCTTCTGCAGCGCCTGGACCTTTTATGGGCGCAGCTATCGAATGGTCAGTCCGGAGAAAGCCGTCGAGGAGTTGGAGCAGGTTCAAGAGCCAGGCATCTTTCTGGTCGACGATGTCGCTTTCATCCAGGGCAAGCAGGGCATGGAGATCGGCGAAGCGGTGGCGCGTCGGGGGATCAAGAAACAGTATTATATGGAGACGCGCGGCGATGTCTTGCTGCGTAACAAGGAAGTGTTCCAATTTTGGAAGACGCTCGGACTGCAGTACATGTTCTTGGGCGTGGAGGCCATCGACGCGGAAGGCCTCAAGATGCATCGCAAACGCATCTCGTTGGGCCGAAACTTCGAGGCGCTCGAATTCGCTCGGTCCCTCGGGATCACCGTCGCCATCAATCTCATCGCCGATCCTGATTGGGACCGGCATCGATTTGAGGTCATCCGGCAGTGGTGCCTGGAGATTCCCGAGATCGTGAATATCAGCGTCAATACTCCGTATCCAGGCACCGAAAGCTGGCTCACGGAATCTCGTAAACTTCACACGCGAGACTACCGCCTCTTCGATATTCAGCATGCCGTGATGCCGACCAAGATGCCGCTGCATGAGTTTTACGCGGAACTGGTCAAGACTCAACAAGTCTTAAACAAGAAGCATCTGGGCTGGGCTGCGCTCAAGGGCACGGCCAAAATTGCGGCGGGACACTTGATGCGGGGACAGACCAACTTCATCAAGATGTTGTGGAAGTTCAACAGCGTCTACAATCCCGAGCTACAAATGGCGGATCACCGCCGTTCGGTGACGTATGAGATGACGATGCCGCCGGAGAAGAAAGACAAGATCGATCCAAAACAGTTGTTTATCTTGCCTCCGAAAGGCCGCCATAGTCGGGCGATCGACGATGCAACCGAGACGTTCGTCGATGAGACACGCATGGGCACGGTAGTCTGACACCCGTAGACGGAGCAGCGCGGGCGGATGGTGAACGGGTACCTTGAGACTGTAGGGTGTCAAGTCCACTCGGTCTGGTGCGAATACGAGATTGTCATCTCCAGTGAGGGCGCTCGATTACCCGCCCCCATCCGCTTTGGTCTCCGTCCGACGCCCAGAACCAGTGCTGGGCAATCCGCGATGAGTTTCATTGCGGCGGGGATCTACCTGACGTTGGCTCATCCGCCAGTCGCAAGGTCAACGTCGTCTCTTCCCGGCAGGTGCTCAGTCCTATCCCGCAGTTGACCGTCATGGTCTTTTTGGCAATCACGTCGGAGTCGCGTACTGGTGTCCAACCTCCGATCTCGTAGCCTTGCCGACCCGGAGTCCATTTGAATGTTCTGAAACGGGTGAGGTTGAAGGCTGAACTCCATCCCCCGCCTTCTGTCACGCCGTGGGCCTCACCGCCTTGGACACCTTGTGAGGCAAACAGCTCCTTTAATTTTTCAGGCGTATGGCCGCTCGAACAGTGGGTCTCCGCCACTTCGCCTGATCGCCCCGGAAGAATGGTCAAGTTCACGGCAAACGGCTCAGGGTCCAGTTTGATCGAGCCTCCGTTCACATGAAAGGTGGTCGTGCCGGTGCCCTGAATGCGGATTTCGCACTGAGCCGGCTGAGTCACTGTGCGAGTGGTGTACTGCATCACGCCCTCCCCCACCCAGCCACGATCCTCTGTCTGTTGGAGCGGGACGGTTGCCTGAACGTGGGCATCGAATCCATTTGAACTCATTTGCATGCCGTATTGCGGATTCACAAGATTCAACGGGCTTTGAACGATGTGCGACTTGAATTCCAGGACATAAGCAGCGGGGGTCAACTCCCATTCGCCGTCTTTCGTTTCAGCGGCGCCCGCGCGGGAGACCGCGCTCACTCGGAATCCACTGTGCTGAACCTTGGTCGCAGGCGCCTGGTAGCTGAAGGTCGCCGGCCTGTTGAGCTGGAACAAGTCCTCCCTCGGCGACACACGGCCGTTGCCTTCCCTGGGCCGTTCTTTTGCATCTTTGAACTTTGCGGGAACGGGCGCCTGTTCTTTTTTCGTCCGCAGCTCGGTCTTGACGGGCGTCGACGCGTTCGGCTCGAACTTCTTGGTCTTCGTGGGGGGATTGAAGACGATCTCCACGCAGGTGTTGGGCTTGTTCCATTCGATTTCAGCAGCCAGGTAGTTTTGACCTCCCCAAAGCATGACCGCCGCGATAGCATCGCTCACGAAACTGTTTTCTTGTGGAGCGGCACCGTCACTATCCCACCCGGCCGCTGAGACTGTAACATCGGTGGGGAACCCGGACCACAATTCCTCACGACTCGGAACGAATCGAAATTGACTACGCTGTCTTCTCAGTGAAGCCGGCACATCCGTGCCATTCCGCTCGGCGACCGTAGAAAGATCCCCTTCGATATATTGCACCTTGGCATCGTCACCCACCTGTCCCTTCAGCGTGGCTGACGCATGGAGGCCGATGTGAATCATTCGCGTGACGCCTGCCTCCACGACTGTTTGATCAAGCACCACGGCAAACTCGAAATCTCCTGGGACCACTCCATCGGGTGTCGGACACTTGAGCACCTTGCCGCCGAGGATGGTGACGATGCTTCTTCTATTCCCCGCCGTCTCCGGCCAGATCGATCGAGCCGTGGTTTTCCATCCAACCCAGCCCGGAGGCGCCTGTTGTCTCGATTCGCTCCTTGTCGGGGAGACTGCCGGCGCCTGCGCGAGTTGAAACGATCCCCGAGCCGGTCCCGTGGCCAACAGGAGGCGAGATGGGTGCATGGGCTCGCCGAGGCGGCTCTGGCGCACGGGCGTGGGCGCGGGACAATCGGCGACAGTCGGGCCGAGTTGTGCCTTGAAGCTCTCGAACAGCTGCTGATCCAAGGATTCCGCGCTCGACTCGGCTTGTGTACCGAGTGATTGCTTGAGCGACGGTCCTTCTTTCCCGGCAAACAGCTGTGCGCTGCCGAGGCCCTGGACAATTTTCGCCAAAGCTTCACAGGGGCTTTGGACGCTTTTGAATAATTGCAGCGACTCCGGGCTAACCGGCGCCTTCTTCCATTCGCCCTTTTCATTTGGTCCCGGTTCCAGCGGAGGGAACTGTATCGGCGGGAAGGTCTGTCCTGCCGGCTTCGCAACCGGCGCGGTTGGGGCGCTCGGGAGCGCAGGTGGTGTGGAATAGACTTTTTTCGGATCGTACTCAGGCGGGTTCGCCGAAGGCAGGTGTTTGTCTCCACCGCCACAACTGAGGGTCAACAGCGCGGCACTGAGAAGGACAATTGCGCGAGCTGACATTCGGAGTCTTCCTCGCAGAGACGGCCAATGGCGGGAATAACCGCCATGCTAGCCCAGGCGACTGGGTTCTTCAAGCAGGCCGAAGGGAAAACCTTCTATTTACTGACATGCAGGGTCGTTGCTATTGAAACCGACTCTTGCGTACAATCCGATCGGTTTTGTCGTGAGGTGTCGATGCGATATCTGGCACTGTCCCTTCTCTTCCTATTGCCGCTCACCGCGCACGCCGGCAACATCAAAGACACGGATCTCATTACCAGCAACAACTTCTTTCTCCCGCCGAGCACCCAGAAAACCATCTTCATTCAAGCTCGGAACTCATCCGATAACCAAGAAGTTTCGCTTCACGATTTGGGCGCCAGGCTGAGCGCCAAGGGGTATCAGATCGTGAATGATCCGGACGGCGCGCAATATGTCCTGCTGGCCAACATCGTCTATTGCAACATTACCAAGCCGGACATGCCGGTTGAAGCGATGGTGGCAAGCGGCTATGGATCCGCGTTCAACTCGGCGATCGGCGCCATGCAAGGCCTGACCAGCATGGCGAGCATGGCTGGACCCTACGGGGCGATGGGCGGCGCGGCGGCATCCATGGGGTTGAGCGCGATTCAAGGCATCGGCGATCTGTTTAGCTCGTCCCAGTCGGCTCCCACAATGCCGGACGACGTGAACTATGCCTGCGTCGCGGATGTCCAGATCACCGAGCAGAGGACCGGACGGCTGCCAAGCGGGATGAAGACAGGCACCGCGGAGGAGCCCGGTGTGTACCAGACCAGGTTGGCCGCCGATGTCCATCAAAAGAAATTGGATGAGGCTGAAGCGACGCCGTTGCTCCAACAGAAACTGAGCGCCGCCGTCGCTGGAAATTTTTGATGGCACACGTATCTGCTCGCTTCACGCTTCACGCTTCACATTTCACGAGGCCGCTCGCTCTATTTCTATTACTAGGCGGCCTCTTGAGCGGCTGTTCCAACGTCATCCGTTCCGGCCTCATGAACAGCAACACGATCTTCCTCGACCCCAATACCAACCGGAATGTTTATACGCAACTCAGGAACGCGTCTGAAAATCAACACGTCACGTTGAACGATGTCAATGCGAAGCTGAGCGCCAAGGGATATCAGCTGGTTCAAGATCCGGAGCAAGCCAACTACTGGATACAGGTCAAGGTGATCTATTGCCACAAGGCGGCCGATGGAGTGGCGCCGGAAGCCGTGGCCAAAGCCGGCCCTGGCGCGGGGATCAGCAGCGGCGGAACCGTGATGGCCTCGGCCGCTGATCCGATGAGCGGTGGGATGGCGGGAATGGCCGGCATGCCGGACATGAGCGCCATGATGCGGCAGGCCATGGCCATGAGCGGCGGGCGAGGGGGAATGGCCGGCTTTTCTGGCATGCAGCCACCGCCCAAGGAAGACGGCGTGACCTACCTGTGCGTGGCGGATGTTCAAATCACCGACAGGAAGATCGGCAAATCGATCGGTCGGCCGATCGGCGGTCAGTCGTCGGGCAATGAAAAGGTGCAACTGATGCGCATGGTCGGCCACGTGCGGCAAAAAAGTTTAGACATCCCCGAAGCCACGCCCATCGTGCAAGAGAAGATCGCCACCGGGATTGCAGGGCTGTTCTAGCTCCGTTCCGGATAAAGACCCGATAGATGATTTCGCAGCTACAAATCATTGATCGGCAATGGTTATGGCCTATTGTTCCTGAACCGTAATGGAGTGTTTTACAGACAGCAATGAGCAGATCCGGCTCTTATGCTAATCGGCCTAAACATAGTTGTGCGTCATAAATGACAAGCGTCGTTGTGTGGCCGAACTATGAAGTGCCAGGACACCCAGCTGTGTGGGTCACTAGCGATTCGCGTATCAGTCGCGCCGAGGGCGAGCCCCTGATTGAAGACGGCGCAAAACTTTTTGGATTGCCAGTTGTATGCCGCGGAGTCGGTGAGGACAAGTTCTTTTCGGATATCTACTTTGCACATTCCTTCGGGTACTGCTTCGCGGGCAGCACCTTAATGGGACAGAACGCCTATCTGGCGATCGCCCCGCTACTGACGACGCTAATATCTACCGAGCGGTACATTCCGTCGATGGACGATGTGGCGACCTTTGTCTTCAAATTCCTATGTAGAACGTTCGATGCATTCAAAGTTCGCGTCGCAGCCGGAGCACTCTTTGAAGCTTCTCTATTCGGCTGGTGTCACGTGAGACGATCTCTGCAGATTTGGCACTTTCATCCAAACGATTCGAGCGGCACCTGGGAGATGACCCGAAGCAATGTAAGGCAGCTACAAAGATCGCGTCGTGCCCTTGCTTTGCGATGCTATGGCCGAGGACAACGGCTTACAAAGGGCACCGCGCCGTGTTGTCCAGCAGCTAATCGCCGACAGTTCCTTTCCCTCGATAGGCGGCGACGAGCAGCTAGCAATAGCAAATGAGTATGGATTTCAAGCCTATACCCTTCTTCGGCCTGTCGAGCGTGGCAAACCGCAGGCATATCTCAGTTACTTGGGAATCGAGCTAACCGATGAAAACGCTTTAGTTGGACGAGCGAGGGTCGGCGGCCTCGGTATGACATGACGCACAACAACGCGCTCCACGGATGGTCCTCTGCCGGCTGGCCCGCGAAGCGCGGATCAACCAACGGCTGCATCGGCTCACGGGTGCGCAAACGTCGTTTGCTCCGCGGACGCCGCTGATCCGAGGGGTCATTGAGCGGCACAGTACACAATCTCCATGTTTGCAGGAGGCAGCGAGATCATGAGCGGTCAACCTTTGTTTTGAGACCCGATCAGCGTGAGCCCGCATTGAATGTGGCCGGAACGCAGGTGACGGTGTTGGCGTCGAACGCGGCAACGCAGAGCTCCGGGATCACCTTGCAGCAGGGGGAGGAAGGAGCAGGCCCACCGCCGCATAGTCACGACTGGGGGGAGATCGGGTTTAGTTCTTGACCTCGCACTTCCTCCGGCCAAGCGAGCAGGAGAGTGTGCAAGTTTAAGAACTGCCCCACCAGCTTCGCTACTCCACGCCCCGGTCAACGCAGTCGTCAGCCTTTCCGCCTCGCATCAGTCTGATATTTCGTATATATTCTCCATATGAGCACAAGTGCTATCACCCGTGACGAGGCGATCCGACGACTTCACACCGTTGAGTCCAAGATTCGGGGCCTTGGTGTACGTCGGCTGGCGCTCTTCGGGTCCGTGCTTCGTAACGAGGCTCGACCCGACAGTGATGTTGATGTGCTTGTCGAGTTCGCTCCGAATGAGAAGACCTTCGATCGCTTCATGGCGCTGGCGGATCTGCTTGAAGACACATTGCAGCAACGGGTTGAAGTGATCACCACGGAGTCACTCTCACCGTTTATCGGGCCACACATCTTGGCCGAGGCAACGGATGTCCTTCGAGCCGCATGACTATCTGCGGCATATTCTCGCGGAAGTCGAGTACCTCCTCGATCAGAGTCGGACGCTCACCTATGAGCGATTTGTAGCCGATCAGACGCTGCGCCGTGCGTTCGTACGCAGCTTGGAAATTATCGGCGAAGCCGTGAAGAACCTGCCTGCTGAGTTCCGGGTATCGCATCCCGAGGTTGCGTGGCGTCCGATGGCTCAGATGCGCGATCGCCTGATCCATAGTTACTTTGGAGTGGATTATCAGCTGGTATGGGATGTGGTGTCCGAGAAACTTCCGGAACTGAAACGTAGCATCCAGCGGATTATTGATTCGCAACAAGCTTAGCCATCAGGTTGAAAGAAAAGTGGAATGGCGAGCCGCTCACTCGAACCGTTGCCCGGCAATGCACACAATCTCCACATTCACATTTGTAGGAGGCACCGAGATCATGAACGCTCAACCCTTAATCTTGAGCCCGGATCAGCATGAGCCCGCCTTGAATGTGGTCGGAATACAGGTGACGGTGTTGGCGTCGAACGCGGCGACGCAAAGCTACGGGATCACCCTGCAGCAGGGCGAAGAGGGAACAGACCCTCCGCCGCATCGCCAGGATTGGAACCATTAGACCTTGTTGCGTGCTGCGCAACATGCTATATCTGGCTTGTGATTCAATCATTCCGACACAAGGGGCTGAGGAAGTTCTTTGAGTCGGGGAGTGCGGCGGGTATCCAACCGCACCACTCCAAGCGCCTGCGCATGCTGTTAGCAGCCTTGGACACGGCGCTGTCCATCGAGGACATGAACGTTCCAGGATTCCGACTACATCCCTTGAAGGGATCGGAGCGCGGTCGATGGTCTGTGTGGATAAATGGAAACTGCCGTTTAACCTTCACGTTCAAAGACGGACATGCCTACGTCTTGGATTATGAGGACTACCACTAATGGCTATGCACAATCCTCCCCATCCCGGCGAGTTCATTATCCAGGTCTATCTGGAGCCGAACAATCTGAGCGGCCGCGAACTGGCTGGGAAGCTCGGTGTAGCTGCTTCCACGCTGAATCGCATTCTGACAGGTACGAGCCGTATCAGTCCTGAAATGGCGCTGCGCCTGTCCAAGGCGCTTGGCCGTTCTCCGGAGAGTTGGTTGGCCATGCAGTACAACCACGATCTCTGGCACGCCAAGCAGCATGTGAAACTTGGCAAGGTCGGGAAAGTCCGGCTGACAGCGGCCTAAGCGGCGCTTCGAGGCGGACGCAGTGAAACGTCGGCTCTGGGCACGCTTTTCCGCCGCTTGGCTGATCGCACTACAGGCGAGGTCATAGAACGCTGCGTCAAGTTCTGATTGCGGTCTAACAATTCATCCAAGCCGATGCCGCTTCATGGTGCCGCTAATCAAGCGTTAGCCATA
Above is a genomic segment from Candidatus Nitrospira nitrificans containing:
- a CDS encoding nucleotidyltransferase family protein → MSTSAITRDEAIRRLHTVESKIRGLGVRRLALFGSVLRNEARPDSDVDVLVEFAPNEKTFDRFMALADLLEDTLQQRVEVITTESLSPFIGPHILAEATDVLRAA
- a CDS encoding SDR family oxidoreductase, with the protein product MKPRVIVTGAAGLIGQYFVKSAARWVPGWEVCGLSRTDLDLTDHAAAEQVWRRLKPNAVIHCAALSRTAECERNPQIARRINVDTTAYLARLSRDIPFIFLSSGEVFDGKAGWYQETDEPTPINIYGKTKLEAEQRVLENPAHTAVRIVLTAGASQRGDRSFVEEMCRSVRGGKQVTLYRDEFRCPLPAGVIARSVWELLDQEAPGLYHLGGRERLSRWEIGQALLRWYPELQGHLVEGSAGEHAGAPRPADLSLSCEKIQARLSFPIPGFRSWLKDRKHQGVDIWDYERSLL
- a CDS encoding transcriptional regulator, producing MLPLEQTLRQRLTDLLTDTRTTAEQLARILGIPERQVEEHLVHVVKTVSRDRARQFVLEPSGCMDCGFMFRDRTRLTRPSRCPQCRSEGISAPRYGIDCLRSGSTHANTKVSRRRDAWKG
- the traT gene encoding complement resistance protein TraT, coding for MRYLALSLLFLLPLTAHAGNIKDTDLITSNNFFLPPSTQKTIFIQARNSSDNQEVSLHDLGARLSAKGYQIVNDPDGAQYVLLANIVYCNITKPDMPVEAMVASGYGSAFNSAIGAMQGLTSMASMAGPYGAMGGAAASMGLSAIQGIGDLFSSSQSAPTMPDDVNYACVADVQITEQRTGRLPSGMKTGTAEEPGVYQTRLAADVHQKKLDEAEATPLLQQKLSAAVAGNF
- a CDS encoding HepT-like ribonuclease domain-containing protein; protein product: MSFEPHDYLRHILAEVEYLLDQSRTLTYERFVADQTLRRAFVRSLEIIGEAVKNLPAEFRVSHPEVAWRPMAQMRDRLIHSYFGVDYQLVWDVVSEKLPELKRSIQRIIDSQQA
- a CDS encoding response regulator, coding for MVEDNPVNQKVAANMIEKLGYRVNVAANGREAVESLARIPYALVFMDCQMPEMDGFEATKMIRNQEASLQQAGGELPHLPIIAMTANAMKEDRDRCLEVGMDGFLSKPVASKSLEAVLSYWLPLDQVPTKTETKAA
- a CDS encoding outer membrane protein assembly factor BamD, producing the protein MISARLVLCALCFLLLGCSDQKANELFETAAFEENQGNVPHAKQLYQELVNLYPSTKVAEIARARLADLDSRK
- the traT gene encoding complement resistance protein TraT, with product MAHVSARFTLHASHFTRPLALFLLLGGLLSGCSNVIRSGLMNSNTIFLDPNTNRNVYTQLRNASENQHVTLNDVNAKLSAKGYQLVQDPEQANYWIQVKVIYCHKAADGVAPEAVAKAGPGAGISSGGTVMASAADPMSGGMAGMAGMPDMSAMMRQAMAMSGGRGGMAGFSGMQPPPKEDGVTYLCVADVQITDRKIGKSIGRPIGGQSSGNEKVQLMRMVGHVRQKSLDIPEATPIVQEKIATGIAGLF
- the hpnR gene encoding hopanoid C-3 methylase HpnR; this encodes MKFLAVHPGPLMYTKIYLRLEPLGLEMVAQAVRQAGHEVRLIDLQADTWKDYLALITAWKPDAVAFGCNYLANVPEIVDLAKLTKKELPDCFVFVGGHSASFVAKDFLEHGNGAIDCVLKGEGEVAAPKLLMAVEEDRKAITKVPGVVTLDGEGPPPQFIENLDDVRPARDLLRNRHKYFIGVLDPCASVEFARGCPWDCSFCSAWTFYGRSYRMVSPEKAVEELEQVQEPGIFLVDDVAFIQGKQGMEIGEAVARRGIKKQYYMETRGDVLLRNKEVFQFWKTLGLQYMFLGVEAIDAEGLKMHRKRISLGRNFEALEFARSLGITVAINLIADPDWDRHRFEVIRQWCLEIPEIVNISVNTPYPGTESWLTESRKLHTRDYRLFDIQHAVMPTKMPLHEFYAELVKTQQVLNKKHLGWAALKGTAKIAAGHLMRGQTNFIKMLWKFNSVYNPELQMADHRRSVTYEMTMPPEKKDKIDPKQLFILPPKGRHSRAIDDATETFVDETRMGTVV
- a CDS encoding DUF1295 domain-containing protein, giving the protein MMEPEDGILVSDPLQLVVVTYVVMAVVMGFLWAVQRKTKNAAIADVAWCAGLIASVFSYMTQAPAGVERILLTAMLVLLYAGRLGLHIYFQRVDGQSEDARYRRLRKKWGDAESVNMFVYFQWKALSVAAFSLPFLVVLWNPRIPSSVVEMVGLLIWSVAVAGEAKADRQLAQFRADPMNEGRVLREGLWRYSRHPNYFFDWLHWCSYVVMTLGASGWVFTWIGPIGMGWLLYKVTGIPRAEEQALVSRGEEYRAYQATTNAFFPWHPRQGPETSVQS